In the Lebetimonas natsushimae genome, one interval contains:
- a CDS encoding response regulator transcription factor, which translates to MKILLISSNPTVEKLFTLSAEKKGDDVIIGTKDFVPEEDFEAVFIDKDDYDESFFNELKEKFSSAKFVLILSKKDAKLPGFDEYITKPFLPTDLINLIEKLPELNNSEKEKNDFNIENFDDELNLEEENFELENLEKEGIDDFALDDLDQVIQSDDEKEDLGDIEELEDLTDDVLITEDELLEEAPDSDIEDTVSVSEEELLEDEDLVEPLEAEIAEENNQNEQLEEVENSDLENIESGEEKTEENEIENNEELLNDLEINEEEHEENAEELEKEGFAGMENTPEEKSEKEENEINIEKEELEENNKKTDNLEESDENKPVTEEEVERENGELELPEVVNEAEKEVQKGETMEDLELENINEDELAKALGEEIENKNEEESEKIASVEEIKEPEEKIMEKAENDIQSKTLGSILNINWEELKKAKAKVTITIDFGD; encoded by the coding sequence ATGAAAATTTTACTAATATCTTCAAATCCCACTGTTGAAAAGCTTTTTACGTTAAGTGCGGAGAAAAAAGGTGATGATGTTATAATAGGTACAAAAGATTTTGTACCTGAAGAGGATTTTGAAGCCGTATTTATAGATAAAGATGATTATGATGAATCTTTTTTCAATGAATTAAAAGAAAAATTCAGCAGTGCTAAATTTGTTTTGATTTTATCTAAAAAAGATGCCAAATTACCCGGTTTTGATGAATATATTACAAAACCGTTTTTGCCGACTGATTTAATAAATCTTATTGAGAAATTGCCGGAACTTAACAATAGTGAAAAAGAAAAAAATGATTTTAATATAGAAAATTTTGATGATGAGTTAAATCTTGAAGAAGAAAATTTTGAATTAGAAAATTTAGAAAAAGAAGGAATTGATGATTTTGCACTCGATGATTTGGATCAAGTAATACAGAGTGATGATGAAAAAGAGGATTTGGGAGATATTGAAGAATTGGAAGATTTGACAGATGATGTTTTAATCACAGAAGACGAGCTTCTGGAAGAGGCTCCCGATTCAGACATAGAAGACACTGTATCCGTAAGTGAAGAGGAATTGTTGGAGGATGAAGATTTAGTTGAACCTTTAGAAGCAGAAATTGCTGAAGAAAATAATCAAAATGAGCAATTAGAGGAAGTTGAAAATAGTGATTTGGAAAATATTGAAAGCGGTGAAGAAAAAACAGAAGAGAATGAAATTGAAAATAATGAAGAATTGTTAAATGATTTGGAAATCAATGAAGAAGAACATGAAGAAAATGCGGAAGAATTAGAGAAAGAAGGTTTTGCAGGTATGGAAAATACCCCAGAAGAAAAATCAGAAAAAGAAGAAAATGAAATAAATATTGAAAAAGAAGAATTGGAAGAGAATAATAAAAAAACAGATAATTTAGAAGAATCCGATGAAAATAAACCTGTTACAGAAGAAGAGGTTGAGAGAGAAAACGGAGAATTAGAACTTCCTGAGGTAGTAAATGAAGCTGAAAAAGAAGTACAAAAAGGTGAAACTATGGAAGATTTGGAATTAGAAAACATTAATGAGGATGAACTTGCCAAAGCTTTGGGTGAAGAAATAGAAAATAAAAATGAAGAAGAATCCGAAAAAATTGCAAGTGTTGAAGAAATAAAAGAACCTGAAGAAAAAATTATGGAAAAAGCAGAAAATGATATACAATCAAAAACACTTGGAAGTATTTTAAATATTAATTGGGAAGAACTTAAAAAAGCAAAAGCAAAAGTTACCATAACCATTGATTTTGGAGATTGA
- the luxS gene encoding S-ribosylhomocysteine lyase, with amino-acid sequence MPMLDSFLVDHVKMPSPGLRVAKHMKTPKGDIITVYDVRFAKPNKEIIDEKAMHTLEHLFAGYMRDNLPEYDIIDISPMGCRTGFYMSIIGTPKDEEVIEAWRKSMQNILDTDTIPEANIYQCGSCYMHSLEGAKKVAKHILENNIVIMDNKELALNPENIPNICNVNPDEVKVLGI; translated from the coding sequence ATGCCAATGCTTGACAGCTTTTTGGTTGATCACGTTAAAATGCCCTCACCTGGACTTAGAGTGGCAAAACATATGAAAACTCCAAAAGGTGATATTATCACCGTTTATGATGTAAGATTTGCAAAACCAAACAAAGAAATAATTGACGAAAAAGCAATGCATACACTTGAACATCTTTTTGCAGGATATATGAGAGACAATTTACCTGAATACGATATAATTGACATTTCACCTATGGGATGCAGAACCGGCTTTTATATGAGTATAATCGGAACTCCAAAAGATGAAGAGGTGATTGAGGCCTGGAGAAAATCTATGCAGAATATTCTTGATACAGATACAATCCCTGAAGCCAATATATACCAATGCGGCAGCTGTTATATGCACTCACTTGAAGGTGCCAAAAAAGTTGCAAAACATATTTTAGAGAATAATATTGTAATAATGGATAATAAAGAATTGGCACTGAATCCTGAAAACATACCAAATATTTGTAATGTAAATCCTGATGAAGTTAAAGTTTTAGGAATTTAA
- the fliR gene encoding flagellar biosynthetic protein FliR, with product MELINYLTPVNTVTFLLLFIRIASFLSFMPFFSYPTIPMSAKAAFALWLSILLFPLTPKITFEINFINIFLAVLFESALAFFVGIALNLIFDILKYAAEQISFVMGFTLANVIDPNSGINTNIIGQFFTWVAILVFFSFGGDHLEIVLMSKTLNSLSLGAVFNIHSFYEFFVVYMFKYFLFGMAMAFPVLAVSILSDIIFGMIMKTMPQFNLLVVGFPIKIGLSFLILIAIIGSLMHVFSNKFIEAFNYIVQIIG from the coding sequence GTGGAGTTAATTAATTATTTAACACCTGTAAATACAGTAACTTTTCTACTTTTGTTTATAAGAATAGCCTCATTTTTGTCATTTATGCCTTTTTTTTCATATCCCACAATTCCTATGAGCGCAAAAGCGGCTTTTGCCCTGTGGCTTAGCATTTTACTTTTTCCACTGACCCCTAAAATAACATTTGAAATTAATTTTATAAATATTTTTTTGGCTGTATTATTTGAAAGTGCTTTGGCTTTTTTTGTGGGTATTGCTCTGAATTTAATTTTTGACATTTTAAAATATGCGGCAGAGCAAATCAGTTTTGTTATGGGATTTACTCTGGCAAACGTAATTGACCCAAATTCAGGAATAAATACCAATATTATAGGACAGTTTTTTACATGGGTTGCCATTTTGGTGTTTTTTTCATTTGGAGGAGATCATTTAGAAATAGTTTTGATGAGTAAAACATTAAATTCCTTATCACTGGGGGCGGTTTTTAATATTCACTCTTTTTATGAATTTTTTGTTGTTTATATGTTTAAATATTTTCTGTTCGGTATGGCTATGGCTTTTCCTGTTTTGGCAGTATCGATTTTAAGCGATATTATTTTTGGAATGATAATGAAAACAATGCCCCAGTTTAATTTGTTGGTAGTTGGGTTTCCTATAAAAATAGGGCTTTCTTTTTTAATTTTAATTGCTATAATCGGCTCTCTTATGCACGTATTTAGCAATAAATTTATAGAGGCTTTTAATTATATTGTTCAGATTATCGGCTGA
- a CDS encoding desulfoferrodoxin family protein has translation MKRRNALKALAGLGVLAATTPVFANEEGFCNVYKFYRPEIKNRTKMHIKNPAHPTKGELKHTPEIKIGAKNVKGYTLIEITLGQKGIIHPSTENHWIDFIELYVDGKKIDIVVFEPGKAMGYAAFNVKLDGAKKVKAVAGCNIHGIWENEVSL, from the coding sequence ATGAAAAGAAGAAACGCACTAAAAGCACTTGCAGGACTTGGGGTTTTGGCAGCCACTACACCGGTATTTGCAAATGAAGAAGGATTTTGTAATGTTTACAAATTCTACAGACCTGAAATTAAAAACAGAACAAAAATGCATATTAAAAACCCGGCTCATCCTACCAAAGGTGAACTTAAACACACACCTGAGATTAAAATAGGTGCGAAAAACGTAAAAGGTTATACTTTAATTGAAATTACACTTGGACAAAAAGGAATCATTCATCCTTCAACTGAGAACCACTGGATTGATTTTATCGAATTGTATGTTGACGGCAAAAAAATAGATATTGTTGTGTTCGAACCGGGCAAAGCAATGGGTTACGCTGCATTTAATGTAAAATTAGACGGAGCCAAAAAAGTAAAAGCTGTTGCAGGATGCAACATTCATGGAATTTGGGAAAACGAAGTTTCTCTTTAA
- a CDS encoding phospholipase D-like domain-containing protein has protein sequence MKKFILIFIFLLLNADKIYFLPFDGYKAQKELSYIFSHAHKEIKIAIYTFTNKTLAKALKKAAIHTKIYIVADKKEAKYSRSVIPNLAAIRNFNVYLLSGKPYKDGEKAKMHVKMSIVDNKYLIIGSANYSYSAFFKNYEYILITKDKELIHKFNYFFYKLKSLAKPYRLSR, from the coding sequence TTGAAAAAATTCATTTTAATTTTTATCTTTTTGCTTTTAAATGCAGATAAAATTTATTTTTTACCTTTTGACGGATATAAAGCCCAGAAAGAATTATCTTATATTTTTTCACACGCACACAAAGAAATAAAAATAGCAATTTATACCTTTACAAACAAAACTTTGGCAAAAGCCCTGAAAAAAGCCGCAATTCATACTAAAATATATATTGTGGCAGATAAAAAAGAAGCAAAATATTCCCGTTCAGTCATTCCAAATCTTGCAGCAATCAGAAACTTTAATGTCTATCTTTTAAGCGGCAAACCTTACAAAGACGGTGAAAAAGCCAAAATGCACGTTAAAATGTCCATTGTTGATAATAAATATTTAATTATCGGAAGTGCAAATTATTCATACAGTGCATTTTTTAAAAATTATGAATATATTTTAATCACAAAAGATAAAGAATTAATACATAAATTTAATTATTTTTTTTATAAACTTAAATCACTTGCAAAGCCTTACAGACTCAGCCGATAA
- the gmk gene encoding guanylate kinase, whose translation MKGSILVVSGPSGSGKTSLARSVCEELGDRAYFSISSTTRPMREGEKEGVDYFFVSKEEFLKDIEEGYFLEWAEVHGNFYGTSKRQIDKALNEGKIVFLDIDVQGHENVRKAYPNITTSVFVTTKNEKILIERLKKRGTETEESLKIRLINAYNEMKKIDEYDFLLINDDFEEAKEYLRAVAIASLIKRSKYDVNKFINKWKGNE comes from the coding sequence ATGAAGGGAAGTATTTTAGTGGTATCGGGTCCTAGCGGAAGCGGAAAAACAAGTTTGGCAAGAAGTGTTTGTGAAGAACTGGGGGATAGGGCGTATTTTAGTATTTCTTCTACAACAAGACCAATGCGTGAGGGGGAAAAAGAGGGGGTTGATTATTTTTTTGTAAGTAAAGAAGAATTTTTAAAAGATATAGAAGAAGGTTATTTTCTTGAGTGGGCGGAAGTTCACGGTAATTTTTACGGCACTAGTAAAAGACAGATAGATAAGGCTTTGAATGAAGGTAAAATTGTATTTTTGGATATTGACGTTCAAGGACATGAGAATGTAAGAAAAGCATATCCGAATATTACCACAAGTGTGTTTGTGACTACCAAAAATGAAAAAATACTTATTGAAAGACTTAAAAAAAGAGGAACTGAAACTGAAGAGAGCCTAAAAATAAGACTTATAAATGCTTATAATGAAATGAAAAAGATTGATGAATATGATTTTTTACTTATAAATGATGATTTTGAAGAGGCAAAAGAATATTTAAGAGCGGTTGCAATTGCATCACTTATTAAAAGAAGTAAATATGATGTAAATAAATTTATAAACAAATGGAAAGGAAATGAATGA
- the tsf gene encoding translation elongation factor Ts yields the protein MAAKISAAQVKALREKTGAGMMDCKKALVEANGDEEKAVEILRKKGLAKAAKKADRNAAEGRVEIYITPDYKKGSIVEINCETDFVAKTDEFVEFVSETVKTINTENIENVESLNKAKFGNGTFEEELKVKIAKIGENIVVRRMATIKAPENGIVNGYIHAGGKVGVLVAAECDKPETCDAIKDTLKDIAMHIAAMKPSFLNPESVPADVIEKEKEIAKAQLLKEGKPENVIEKIIPGKIKKFYEESCLTEQEYVKAEKKENVAKALENAAKKAGGSAKLVDFVRFEVGEGLVKNGCTLADEVAAALQ from the coding sequence ATGGCAGCTAAAATAAGCGCAGCTCAAGTAAAAGCACTAAGGGAAAAAACCGGTGCTGGAATGATGGATTGTAAAAAAGCACTAGTAGAAGCAAACGGAGATGAAGAAAAAGCGGTTGAAATATTAAGAAAAAAAGGTCTTGCAAAAGCTGCTAAAAAAGCAGACAGAAACGCGGCTGAGGGAAGAGTTGAAATTTACATTACACCTGATTACAAAAAAGGAAGTATTGTAGAAATAAACTGTGAAACAGACTTTGTTGCCAAAACCGATGAATTTGTAGAATTTGTAAGCGAAACTGTAAAAACAATCAATACCGAAAATATTGAAAATGTTGAAAGCCTAAACAAAGCAAAATTTGGAAACGGAACTTTTGAAGAAGAACTTAAAGTTAAAATTGCAAAAATTGGTGAAAATATTGTTGTTAGAAGAATGGCTACAATTAAAGCCCCAGAAAACGGAATTGTAAACGGATATATCCATGCAGGCGGAAAAGTTGGTGTATTAGTTGCAGCTGAGTGTGACAAACCTGAAACTTGCGATGCAATTAAAGACACTCTAAAAGATATTGCAATGCATATTGCAGCAATGAAACCGTCTTTTCTAAATCCTGAAAGTGTTCCAGCTGATGTAATTGAAAAAGAAAAAGAAATTGCAAAAGCACAACTTCTAAAAGAAGGTAAACCGGAAAACGTAATTGAAAAAATTATCCCTGGTAAAATTAAAAAATTCTATGAAGAAAGCTGTTTAACTGAGCAGGAATATGTAAAAGCTGAGAAAAAAGAAAATGTTGCTAAAGCTCTTGAAAATGCGGCCAAAAAAGCAGGCGGAAGTGCAAAACTTGTTGATTTTGTAAGATTTGAAGTAGGTGAAGGGCTAGTTAAAAACGGATGCACTTTGGCTGATGAAGTTGCAGCAGCCCTTCAATAA
- a CDS encoding ABC transporter ATP-binding protein, giving the protein MLKAVNLKHSFDYLLFSDVNLEVKPKEKIAIIGTSGSGKSTLLHILSSFLKPNTGKVFIDNKEIYKLKEKDLIEFRKNKIGIIFQFHYLFNTFTALENIQAAAILSNREVDYDLLERLKIKDVINQNIQTLSGGQQQRVSIARVLTKKPKIIFADEPTGNLDSVNANEVIDILKEYADENCASIITVTHDIEIAKKFDKIYELKNKKLTLFNG; this is encoded by the coding sequence ATGCTAAAAGCAGTAAATCTTAAACATTCATTTGATTATCTTCTATTTTCCGATGTTAATTTAGAAGTAAAGCCAAAAGAAAAAATTGCAATAATTGGCACGAGCGGCAGTGGAAAATCTACACTGCTTCATATTCTTTCATCTTTTTTAAAACCAAATACAGGAAAAGTTTTTATCGATAATAAAGAAATTTATAAATTAAAAGAAAAAGATTTGATTGAATTTCGTAAAAATAAAATAGGTATCATTTTTCAGTTTCACTATCTTTTCAATACTTTTACAGCGCTTGAAAATATCCAGGCAGCTGCAATTTTAAGTAACAGAGAAGTTGATTATGATTTGCTTGAGAGACTTAAAATAAAAGATGTTATAAATCAAAATATCCAAACCTTAAGCGGAGGTCAGCAGCAGAGGGTCAGTATTGCAAGGGTTCTGACTAAAAAACCTAAAATTATATTTGCAGATGAACCTACCGGGAATTTAGACAGTGTTAATGCCAATGAGGTAATAGATATTTTAAAAGAATATGCCGATGAAAACTGTGCATCAATTATAACAGTAACTCATGATATAGAAATTGCAAAAAAATTTGATAAAATTTATGAGTTGAAAAATAAAAAACTAACACTTTTTAATGGGTAA
- the rpsB gene encoding 30S ribosomal protein S2, with protein sequence MACNVTMKDLLECGVHFGHQKRRWNPKMKKYIFGVRKNIYIIDLQKTLRFFKYACNVVRDAAAEGKTILFVGTKKQAVEAVKTHAERAGMPYVNHRWLGGMLTNFPTIQKSIRKLEIIEKMEETGQINLLTKKERLILARRKAKLERVLGGIRHMKKLPDMLFIIDTVKEKIAVGEANKLGIPIVAPLDTNCDPDVVDYPIPGNDDAIRSVNLFCEKIADAIIEGKEMAESAGEETREITEEEMNQEIKEVKEEAANETKTEEEIKEEIEKEEA encoded by the coding sequence ATGGCGTGTAATGTTACAATGAAAGATTTATTAGAATGCGGTGTTCATTTCGGGCATCAAAAAAGAAGATGGAATCCAAAAATGAAAAAATATATTTTTGGAGTTAGAAAAAATATTTATATTATTGACTTACAAAAAACATTAAGATTTTTCAAATATGCTTGTAATGTGGTAAGAGATGCGGCAGCTGAAGGAAAAACAATTCTTTTTGTAGGAACTAAAAAACAGGCAGTAGAAGCTGTAAAAACTCATGCCGAAAGAGCTGGAATGCCATATGTAAACCACAGATGGCTTGGTGGTATGCTTACAAACTTCCCTACAATTCAAAAATCAATCAGAAAACTTGAAATAATTGAAAAAATGGAAGAAACCGGACAAATTAATCTTTTAACTAAAAAAGAAAGATTAATTCTTGCTAGAAGAAAAGCAAAACTAGAAAGGGTTCTTGGCGGTATCAGACATATGAAAAAACTTCCTGATATGCTATTTATAATTGATACAGTAAAAGAAAAAATTGCAGTTGGTGAAGCTAATAAACTTGGTATTCCAATTGTGGCTCCACTTGATACAAACTGTGACCCGGATGTTGTTGATTATCCAATCCCAGGAAATGACGATGCAATAAGAAGTGTAAATCTTTTCTGTGAGAAAATAGCCGATGCAATAATTGAGGGCAAAGAAATGGCTGAGAGCGCAGGGGAAGAAACTAGGGAGATTACAGAAGAAGAAATGAATCAGGAAATCAAAGAAGTAAAAGAAGAAGCAGCTAACGAAACAAAAACAGAAGAAGAAATAAAAGAAGAAATTGAAAAAGAGGAGGCATAA